The proteins below are encoded in one region of Sphingomonas sp.:
- the atpA gene encoding F0F1 ATP synthase subunit alpha — protein sequence MDIRAAEISKVIKDQIANFGTEAQVSETGQVLSVGDGIARIHGLDNVQAGEMVEFANGIQGMALNLEADNVGVVIFGSDAEIKEGDTVKRTGTIVDVPVGKGLLGRVVDGLGNPIDGKGPIVTDQRSRVEVKAPGIIPRQSVSEPMQSGLKAIDALVPVGRGQRELIIGDRQTGKSAVAIDTFINQKGVNAGKDESKKLYCVYVAVGQKRSTVAQLVRTLEENGAMEYSIVVAATASEPAPLQFLAPYTGTAMGEYFRDNGMHALIVFDDLSKQAVAYRQMSLLLRRPPGREAYPGDVFYLHSRLLERAAKMSDAMGGGSLTALPIIETQAGDVSAYIPTNVISITDGQIFLETDLFNAGIRPAINVGLSVSRVGSAAQTKAMKKVSGSIKLDLAQYREMAAFAQFGSDLDASTQRLLNRGARLTELLKQPQFSPLPFEEQTVSIFAGTQGFLDAVAVQDVVRYEAAMLADMRANHAGILSAIRESKDLKDDTRAELKDALEAFAKTFA from the coding sequence ATGGACATCCGCGCCGCAGAAATCTCGAAGGTCATCAAGGACCAGATCGCCAATTTCGGCACCGAGGCCCAGGTCTCGGAGACCGGCCAGGTGCTCAGCGTCGGTGACGGCATCGCGCGCATCCACGGGCTGGACAATGTCCAGGCCGGCGAGATGGTCGAGTTCGCCAACGGCATCCAGGGCATGGCGCTCAACCTCGAGGCCGACAATGTCGGCGTCGTGATCTTCGGCTCGGACGCCGAGATCAAGGAAGGCGACACCGTCAAGCGCACCGGCACCATCGTCGACGTTCCCGTCGGCAAGGGCCTGCTCGGCCGCGTTGTCGACGGTCTCGGCAACCCGATCGACGGCAAGGGCCCGATCGTCACCGACCAGCGCAGCCGCGTCGAGGTCAAGGCGCCGGGCATCATCCCGCGCCAGTCGGTCTCGGAGCCGATGCAGTCGGGCCTCAAGGCCATCGACGCGCTCGTCCCCGTCGGCCGCGGCCAGCGCGAGCTGATCATCGGCGATCGCCAGACCGGCAAGTCGGCCGTCGCCATCGACACCTTCATCAACCAGAAGGGCGTCAACGCCGGCAAGGACGAGTCGAAGAAGCTCTACTGCGTCTATGTCGCCGTCGGCCAGAAGCGCTCGACCGTCGCCCAGCTGGTGCGCACGCTCGAAGAGAATGGCGCGATGGAATATTCGATCGTCGTCGCCGCGACCGCGTCGGAGCCAGCGCCGCTGCAGTTCCTCGCGCCCTATACCGGCACCGCGATGGGCGAATATTTCCGTGACAACGGCATGCACGCGCTGATCGTGTTCGACGATCTTTCGAAGCAGGCGGTCGCCTATCGCCAGATGTCGCTGCTGCTGCGCCGTCCGCCGGGCCGCGAAGCCTATCCCGGCGACGTCTTCTATCTCCACAGCCGCCTGCTCGAGCGCGCCGCCAAGATGTCGGACGCGATGGGTGGCGGCTCGCTGACCGCGCTGCCGATCATCGAGACGCAGGCGGGCGACGTGTCGGCCTATATCCCGACCAACGTGATCTCGATCACCGACGGCCAGATCTTCCTCGAGACCGACCTGTTCAACGCCGGCATCCGTCCGGCGATCAACGTCGGCCTGTCGGTCAGCCGCGTCGGCTCGGCCGCGCAGACCAAGGCGATGAAGAAGGTCTCGGGCTCGATCAAGCTCGACCTCGCCCAGTATCGCGAGATGGCGGCGTTCGCGCAGTTCGGTTCGGATCTCGACGCCTCGACCCAGCGCCTGCTCAACCGCGGCGCCCGCCTGACCGAGCTGCTCAAGCAGCCGCAGTTCAGCCCGCTGCCCTTCGAGGAGCAGACGGTGTCGATCTTCGCCGGCACGCAGGGCTTCCTCGACGCGGTCGCGGTGCAGGATGTGGTGCGTTACGAAGCGGCGATGCTCGCCGATATGCGCGCCAACCACGCCGGCATCCTCAGCGCGATCCGCGAGAGCAAGGACCTCAAGGACGACACCCGCGCCGAGCTCAAGGACGCGCTCGAAGCGTTCGCCAAGACGTTCGCGTAA
- a CDS encoding F0F1 ATP synthase subunit delta: MENSGGIQASLSGRYATALFELARDSKSLPQVEASLGAVRQALDESADFKALTASPLVARGAAARAVAAVAASLKLDATTAKFLGVLADNRRLSQLPAIIRAFGQLAAAHRGETSAQVISAHPLTTDQVDALKAQLRTRIGRDVSVDLSVDPSLLGGLVVKIGSQMIDSSIKTRLNSLANAMKG; the protein is encoded by the coding sequence GTGGAGAATTCCGGCGGTATTCAGGCCAGCCTAAGCGGACGCTACGCTACCGCTCTGTTCGAGCTGGCACGCGATTCGAAATCGCTGCCCCAGGTGGAGGCCAGCCTTGGCGCGGTCCGCCAGGCGCTCGACGAATCGGCGGATTTCAAGGCGCTGACGGCGAGCCCGCTCGTCGCGCGCGGCGCCGCCGCCAGGGCGGTTGCCGCCGTCGCCGCCAGCCTCAAGCTCGACGCGACCACCGCCAAGTTCCTCGGCGTCCTCGCCGACAATCGTCGGCTGAGCCAGCTTCCCGCGATCATCCGCGCGTTCGGCCAGCTGGCCGCCGCGCATCGCGGCGAGACCAGCGCGCAGGTCATTTCGGCGCACCCCCTCACCACCGATCAGGTCGACGCGCTGAAAGCACAGCTGCGCACCCGCATCGGCCGTGACGTTTCGGTCGACCTCTCGGTCGATCCCTCGCTCCTTGGCGGGCTGGTCGTGAAGATCGGCAGCCAGATGATCGATTCGTCGATCAAAACCCGACTGAACTCCCTCGCGAATGCGATGAAAGGCTGA
- a CDS encoding GNAT family N-acetyltransferase, which translates to MSKPMPLDQFTRLPPAHAVDCVDGLAGAIDAVAGRAAPTHRFLRYGWFAAALKAYGGSARTLMVSREGEPVAALPLVPKGPDWLGLAEVPGCYWPFRSFPVREDAGAEAVEALLPRLGREVRALRVGPVYDGDPGLEILKEAARAKGWAVLDRFVADSYLLDMKAAQSEEGGWPRNSTLRKNRFHEKHLGGHGALDWDFVTGEAWSEAAFDALAAVEEKSWIAARTDGSDAKFTQTGHGAFWRAAAADPVIADMMWAAVLRVEGAPAAFSFDINAGALKYAIANSYDPAFAKHSPGKLLYYRNLVRALEDCITQVDWGAGDSGYKGVIGAAKGPAIRDWLFVRPGLSAAAAKLFGGVWRKSGQ; encoded by the coding sequence ATGTCGAAACCGATGCCGCTCGATCAGTTCACGCGCCTGCCGCCGGCGCACGCCGTCGATTGTGTCGATGGATTGGCCGGGGCGATCGACGCCGTCGCCGGCCGCGCGGCGCCGACCCACCGCTTCCTGCGCTATGGCTGGTTCGCCGCCGCGTTGAAGGCCTATGGCGGCTCGGCGCGGACGCTGATGGTGTCGCGCGAGGGCGAGCCGGTGGCCGCCTTGCCGCTGGTGCCGAAGGGGCCGGACTGGCTGGGGCTGGCCGAAGTGCCGGGCTGCTATTGGCCGTTCCGCAGCTTTCCGGTGCGCGAGGATGCCGGGGCGGAGGCGGTGGAGGCGCTGCTGCCGCGGCTCGGCCGTGAGGTTCGCGCGCTGCGGGTCGGGCCGGTCTATGACGGCGATCCCGGGCTGGAGATTTTGAAAGAGGCCGCGCGGGCCAAAGGCTGGGCGGTGCTCGACCGGTTCGTGGCGGATTCCTATCTGCTCGATATGAAGGCGGCGCAAAGCGAGGAAGGCGGCTGGCCGCGCAACTCGACGCTGCGCAAGAACCGGTTTCACGAGAAGCATCTCGGCGGGCATGGCGCGCTCGACTGGGATTTCGTGACCGGCGAAGCCTGGAGCGAGGCCGCGTTCGACGCGCTGGCGGCGGTCGAGGAGAAAAGCTGGATCGCGGCGCGGACCGATGGCTCGGACGCCAAGTTCACCCAGACCGGCCACGGCGCCTTCTGGCGCGCGGCGGCGGCCGACCCGGTCATCGCGGATATGATGTGGGCGGCGGTGCTGCGCGTCGAGGGCGCGCCGGCGGCGTTTTCGTTCGATATCAATGCGGGCGCGTTGAAATACGCGATCGCCAACAGCTACGATCCGGCTTTCGCCAAGCATTCGCCGGGGAAATTGCTCTATTACCGCAACCTCGTCCGCGCGCTCGAGGACTGCATCACCCAGGTCGATTGGGGCGCGGGGGACAGCGGCTACAAGGGCGTGATCGGAGCCGCCAAGGGCCCGGCGATCCGCGACTGGCTGTTCGTGCGGCCGGGCCTCTCGGCGGCGGCGGCGAAGCTGTTTGGGGGCGTGTGGCGCAAGAGCGGGCAGTGA
- the atpD gene encoding F0F1 ATP synthase subunit beta gives MASAAPTTKKPAAKRAPKAPAATKAPTSAAPATTNNVGRISQVIGAVVDVSFDGGVLPAILSALETDNNGNRLVLEVAQHLGENTVRTIAMDSTEGLTRGQSVTDTGSQIRVPVGPKTLGRILNVVGEPIDERGPVGAETSAPIHAEAPLFVDQSTESSILVTGIKVIDLLAPYAKGGKIGLFGGAGVGKTVLIQELINNIAKGHGGTSVFAGVGERTREGNDLYHEFLDAGVIAKDKDGNAISEGSKVALVYGQMNEPPGARARVALSGLTIAEYFRDVEGQDVLFFVDNIFRFTQAGAEVSALLGRIPSAVGYQPTLSTDMGALQERITSTNKGSITSVQAVYVPADDLTDPAPATSFAHLDATTVLNRAISELGIYPAVDPLDSTSRVLEPRVVGQEHYDTARAVQATLQKYKSLQDIIAILGMDELSEEDKLTVSRARKIQRFLSQPFHVAEVFTGISGEFVQIEDTIKSFKAVVNGEYDHLPEAAFYMVGGIDGAIAKAAKLAEEA, from the coding sequence ATGGCATCCGCAGCCCCGACGACCAAGAAGCCCGCCGCCAAGCGCGCGCCCAAGGCGCCCGCCGCCACCAAGGCGCCGACCTCGGCCGCCCCGGCCACGACCAACAATGTCGGCCGCATCAGCCAGGTCATCGGCGCGGTCGTCGACGTGTCGTTCGATGGCGGCGTCCTGCCCGCCATTCTCTCGGCGCTCGAGACCGACAATAACGGCAACCGCCTCGTCCTCGAGGTCGCCCAGCATCTCGGCGAGAACACCGTCCGCACCATCGCGATGGATTCGACCGAGGGCCTGACCCGCGGCCAGAGCGTCACCGACACCGGCTCGCAGATCCGCGTCCCCGTCGGCCCCAAGACGCTCGGCCGCATCCTCAACGTCGTCGGCGAGCCGATCGACGAGCGCGGACCCGTAGGCGCCGAGACCAGCGCCCCGATCCACGCCGAGGCCCCGCTGTTCGTCGATCAGTCGACCGAGAGCTCGATCCTCGTCACCGGCATCAAGGTCATCGATCTGCTCGCGCCCTACGCCAAGGGCGGCAAGATCGGCCTGTTCGGCGGCGCCGGCGTCGGCAAGACCGTGCTTATCCAGGAGCTGATCAACAACATCGCCAAGGGCCATGGCGGCACCTCGGTGTTCGCGGGCGTCGGCGAGCGTACCCGTGAGGGCAACGATCTCTATCACGAGTTCCTCGACGCCGGTGTTATCGCCAAGGACAAGGACGGCAACGCCATCTCCGAGGGCTCGAAGGTCGCGCTCGTATACGGCCAGATGAACGAGCCGCCGGGGGCCCGCGCCCGCGTCGCGCTGTCGGGCCTGACCATCGCCGAATATTTCCGCGACGTCGAAGGTCAGGACGTGCTGTTCTTCGTCGACAACATCTTCCGCTTCACCCAGGCGGGCGCCGAGGTGTCGGCGCTGCTCGGCCGTATTCCTTCGGCCGTGGGCTATCAGCCGACGCTCAGCACTGACATGGGCGCGCTGCAGGAGCGCATCACCTCGACCAACAAGGGTTCGATCACCTCGGTGCAGGCCGTCTACGTTCCCGCCGACGATCTTACCGATCCGGCGCCGGCCACGTCGTTCGCCCACCTGGACGCGACGACCGTGCTCAACCGCGCCATCTCGGAGCTGGGCATCTATCCGGCCGTCGATCCGCTCGATTCGACCTCGCGCGTGCTCGAACCGCGCGTCGTCGGCCAGGAGCATTACGACACTGCCCGCGCCGTTCAGGCGACGCTGCAGAAGTACAAGTCGCTGCAGGACATCATCGCCATCCTCGGCATGGACGAGCTTTCGGAAGAGGATAAGCTGACCGTCTCGCGCGCGCGCAAGATCCAGCGTTTCCTCAGTCAGCCGTTCCACGTCGCCGAGGTCTTCACCGGCATCTCGGGCGAGTTCGTCCAGATCGAAGACACCATCAAGTCGTTCAAGGCGGTGGTGAACGGCGAATATGATCACCTGCCGGAAGCGGCCTTCTACATGGTCGGCGGCATCGACGGCGCCATCGCCAAGGCCGCCAAGCTGGCCGAGGAAGCCTGA
- a CDS encoding DUF4345 domain-containing protein — MSHHREKQLLQAVMSIMLALPLFAAFSGAVSGPGFLDHESVPTRDLDSHFRYLNGIFLAMLCCYASCIPGIERNGARLRLLSILVITGGLMRALSWGIVGAPTLGHKIGLGIELGVVPLVVLWQARLARRFT, encoded by the coding sequence GTGAGCCACCACCGTGAGAAGCAGCTGCTTCAGGCGGTGATGTCGATCATGCTGGCTTTGCCTTTGTTCGCGGCATTTTCGGGGGCCGTATCAGGACCCGGATTCCTCGATCATGAGAGCGTGCCGACCCGCGATCTCGACAGCCATTTCCGGTATTTGAACGGCATCTTCCTCGCCATGCTCTGCTGCTATGCCAGCTGCATTCCCGGTATCGAGCGCAACGGCGCAAGGCTCCGCCTGCTGAGCATCCTGGTCATCACCGGCGGGCTGATGCGCGCGCTTTCCTGGGGGATCGTGGGGGCGCCTACGCTCGGCCACAAGATCGGCCTCGGCATCGAGCTCGGCGTGGTGCCGCTGGTCGTCCTCTGGCAGGCGCGCCTCGCTCGCCGCTTCACTTGA
- a CDS encoding amidase translates to MRRLILAVALMAGTPVAAQDARQVKGDAIWVFEKSIDQLRARLDAGDMTSERLVRGYLYRIDEIDPRLHAVIAVSPDAIAAARASDARRKAGKPLGPLDGVPVLIKDNIETRELPTTAGSLALKDNMTRRDAPVVALLRAQGAVILGKTNLSEWANIRSNNSMSGWSAVGGLVRNAYVHDRSACGSSSGSGAAVAQGLAAVALGTETDGSVVCPSAMNGLVGLKPTLGLVSRTHVVPISHSQDTPGPMARTVKDTALLFSAMISSDPADAATKDADKYRRDYAAGLSADALRGMRVGYWKPEMAADLARRFDQALDELRAAGAVLVEVKMPKLDGIGEAESLVLYTELKADLATYLATTPATVKVRTLADVIAFNLANAEAEMPFFGQETFLKAEQTKGLDDPEYKAARAKSLRQARAEGIDAMLKAGNVQLLVSPTYGTPWLNDPAHGDQFQGPSASELPAISGYPHLTVPMGLVSGLPAGLSFIGPAYSDGLLLSAGYAYEQATHARRMPLGLETLQVDLGPRSIK, encoded by the coding sequence ATGCGGCGATTGATCTTGGCGGTGGCGCTGATGGCGGGCACGCCGGTGGCGGCACAGGATGCGCGGCAAGTTAAGGGCGACGCGATCTGGGTGTTCGAGAAGTCGATCGATCAACTGCGCGCCAGGCTCGATGCCGGTGATATGACCAGCGAGCGGCTGGTGCGCGGCTATCTTTACCGGATCGACGAGATCGACCCCAGGCTGCACGCGGTGATCGCGGTCAGCCCCGATGCGATCGCGGCCGCGCGGGCGAGCGACGCGCGGCGCAAGGCGGGCAAGCCGCTCGGGCCGCTCGACGGCGTGCCGGTGCTGATCAAGGACAATATCGAGACGCGCGAATTGCCGACCACGGCGGGGAGCCTCGCGCTCAAGGACAATATGACCAGGCGGGACGCGCCGGTGGTGGCGCTGCTGCGCGCGCAGGGTGCGGTGATCCTCGGCAAGACCAATCTGAGCGAATGGGCCAATATCCGCTCGAACAATTCGATGAGCGGGTGGAGCGCGGTCGGCGGGCTGGTGCGCAACGCCTATGTCCATGATCGGAGCGCGTGCGGATCGTCGAGCGGATCGGGCGCCGCGGTGGCGCAGGGCCTTGCCGCGGTCGCGCTCGGGACCGAGACCGATGGTTCGGTGGTGTGCCCGTCCGCGATGAACGGGCTGGTGGGATTGAAGCCGACGCTCGGGCTGGTCAGCCGCACGCATGTCGTGCCGATCAGCCATAGCCAGGATACGCCGGGGCCGATGGCACGCACGGTAAAGGATACCGCGTTGCTATTTTCCGCGATGATCAGCAGCGACCCCGCCGATGCCGCGACCAAGGACGCGGACAAATATCGCCGTGACTATGCCGCGGGGCTTTCCGCCGACGCGCTCAGGGGCATGCGGGTCGGCTATTGGAAGCCGGAGATGGCGGCGGACCTCGCCAGGCGATTCGACCAGGCGCTCGATGAACTGCGCGCGGCGGGAGCGGTGCTGGTCGAAGTGAAGATGCCCAAGCTGGACGGGATCGGCGAGGCCGAGAGCCTGGTGCTCTATACCGAGCTCAAGGCCGATCTCGCGACCTATCTGGCGACCACCCCGGCGACGGTGAAGGTGCGCACGCTGGCCGATGTGATCGCGTTCAACCTCGCCAATGCCGAGGCCGAGATGCCGTTTTTCGGGCAGGAGACGTTCCTGAAGGCCGAGCAGACCAAGGGGCTCGACGATCCCGAATATAAAGCGGCGCGCGCCAAATCCCTGCGGCAGGCGCGCGCCGAGGGGATCGACGCGATGCTCAAGGCGGGGAATGTCCAGCTGCTGGTCTCGCCGACCTATGGCACGCCGTGGCTCAACGATCCCGCGCATGGCGACCAGTTCCAGGGGCCTTCGGCGAGCGAGCTGCCCGCGATCTCGGGCTATCCGCATCTGACCGTGCCGATGGGGCTGGTGAGCGGGCTGCCCGCCGGGCTCTCCTTTATCGGACCGGCATATTCGGACGGGCTGCTGCTGAGCGCCGGCTATGCCTATGAGCAGGCGACGCATGCCCGGCGGATGCCGCTGGGGCTGGAGACGCTGCAGGTCGATCTGGGGCCGCGCTCGATCAAGTGA
- a CDS encoding DUF2721 domain-containing protein, with protein MFPSPYLSTVSETIQAAIAPVFLLAGIGAFLNVMVGRLSRIVDRARQIEQLHPRSTGPEHDRHVWELRIIDRRISVINNAIFLCTMSALVICVVVALMFVSRLANLHVGLWVAATFILSMLLLMAGLIYFLIEVRISLGAIHIREELLELDEK; from the coding sequence ATGTTCCCCAGCCCCTATCTCTCCACCGTCTCCGAGACGATCCAGGCGGCGATCGCGCCGGTTTTCCTGCTCGCGGGCATCGGCGCCTTCCTCAACGTCATGGTCGGGCGGCTGTCGCGCATCGTCGATCGCGCCCGCCAGATCGAACAGCTCCATCCGCGCTCGACCGGTCCCGAGCATGACCGCCACGTCTGGGAGCTGCGAATCATCGACCGGCGCATCTCGGTGATCAACAACGCGATCTTCCTGTGCACGATGAGCGCATTGGTGATCTGCGTCGTCGTCGCGCTGATGTTCGTCTCGCGCCTCGCCAATCTCCATGTCGGGCTGTGGGTCGCGGCGACCTTCATCCTGTCGATGCTGCTGCTGATGGCCGGGCTGATCTATTTCCTGATCGAGGTGCGCATCTCGCTGGGCGCGATCCACATCCGCGAGGAATTGCTCGAGCTCGACGAGAAGTGA
- a CDS encoding DUF6265 family protein, translating to MTTTRIAFAFACFVFAAPASAQDAGLGWLAGNWCTERQEGTGVQQTCEEWKPMADGVMQGRTVYWHERFFNAERMRITVEPARLVYHAEPAKQAPADFYAVKVEGQSVRFENRAHDYPQVVRYWREGDVLMAEISLADGSKPNRWTYRRKAK from the coding sequence ATGACCACGACCCGCATCGCCTTCGCATTCGCCTGCTTCGTGTTCGCGGCGCCCGCTTCGGCGCAGGATGCCGGGCTGGGCTGGCTGGCCGGCAATTGGTGTACCGAGAGGCAGGAAGGCACCGGCGTTCAGCAGACGTGCGAGGAATGGAAGCCGATGGCCGATGGCGTGATGCAGGGCCGGACCGTCTATTGGCACGAGCGCTTCTTCAACGCCGAGCGGATGCGGATCACCGTCGAACCGGCGCGGCTGGTCTATCATGCCGAACCCGCCAAGCAGGCGCCGGCGGATTTCTATGCGGTGAAGGTGGAGGGGCAGTCGGTGCGCTTCGAGAATCGCGCGCACGATTATCCGCAAGTGGTGCGCTACTGGCGGGAGGGCGATGTGCTGATGGCGGAGATTTCGCTGGCGGATGGCAGCAAGCCGAACCGCTGGACGTATCGGCGCAAGGCGAAATGA
- a CDS encoding ATP synthase F1 subunit epsilon: MALHFELVTPEKLVRSEDVHMVVVPGSEGDFGVLQGHAPLMSTVRDGNIEIYRTSMNETPETIRVEGGFAEVNERGLTVLAERAE; the protein is encoded by the coding sequence ATGGCTCTGCACTTCGAACTCGTCACCCCGGAGAAGCTGGTCCGCTCGGAAGACGTCCACATGGTCGTCGTCCCCGGCAGCGAAGGCGATTTCGGCGTACTCCAGGGCCATGCCCCGCTGATGAGCACCGTCCGCGACGGCAATATCGAGATCTACCGGACCTCGATGAACGAGACCCCCGAGACGATCCGTGTCGAAGGCGGCTTCGCCGAGGTCAACGAGCGCGGCCTGACCGTGCTGGCCGAGCGCGCCGAGTAA
- a CDS encoding F0F1 ATP synthase subunit gamma — MASLKALKVRINSVKSTQKITKAMKMVAAAKLRRAQEAAEAGRPYAQRLESVVASLASKVTVSESSPKLLAGTGKDQVHLLVVATSDKGLAGAFNTNIARLARKHARDLAATGKTVKIYTIGRKGRAVLNREFRANMIHGIEPNDLGKLTFADARGYADDIIARFDAGEFDVATLFYSHFKSVLTQEPTAQQIIPVAPPVAGATGDVTSSGAAITYEPDEESILADLLPSNVAVQLYRAMRENAASEQGSKMTAMDNATRNAGDLIKRLNTVYNRQRQAAITTELVEIISGAEALK; from the coding sequence ATGGCCTCTCTCAAGGCACTCAAGGTCCGGATCAACTCGGTCAAGTCGACCCAGAAGATCACCAAGGCGATGAAGATGGTCGCCGCCGCCAAGCTGCGCCGTGCGCAGGAAGCGGCGGAGGCTGGCCGTCCCTATGCCCAGCGCCTCGAAAGCGTCGTGGCGTCGCTCGCCAGCAAGGTGACCGTCAGCGAGAGCAGCCCCAAGCTGCTCGCCGGCACCGGCAAGGATCAGGTCCACCTGCTCGTCGTCGCGACCAGTGACAAGGGTCTGGCCGGCGCGTTCAACACCAATATCGCCCGCCTCGCCCGCAAGCATGCCCGCGACCTCGCCGCCACCGGCAAGACGGTCAAGATCTACACGATCGGCCGCAAGGGCCGGGCCGTGCTCAACCGCGAATTCCGCGCCAACATGATCCACGGCATCGAGCCCAACGATCTCGGCAAGCTGACCTTCGCCGATGCCCGCGGCTACGCCGACGATATCATCGCCCGCTTCGATGCTGGCGAGTTCGATGTCGCGACCTTGTTCTATTCGCACTTCAAGTCGGTCCTGACGCAGGAGCCGACCGCGCAGCAGATCATCCCCGTCGCGCCACCCGTGGCCGGCGCCACTGGTGACGTCACGTCCTCGGGTGCGGCGATCACCTATGAGCCCGACGAGGAATCGATTCTCGCCGACCTGCTCCCCAGCAACGTCGCCGTGCAGCTCTACCGCGCGATGCGCGAGAACGCCGCGTCGGAGCAGGGCAGCAAGATGACCGCGATGGACAACGCCACGCGCAACGCGGGCGATCTGATCAAGCGACTCAACACCGTCTACAACCGCCAGCGCCAGGCCGCGATCACGACCGAGCTGGTTGAAATCATCTCCGGCGCCGAAGCGCTCAAGTAA
- a CDS encoding helix-turn-helix domain-containing protein, translating into MDLVGQCRRLDRSATRIRRAHQGGYRRQSRSRAGEQAATAHRPRHPQRHQRRPDREAAGLSHRQLQRWFAAHIGLPPRSYLRLLRFRDAIGAIHGKDSPADAAAAQGYADQAHMARDFRALAGVPPSGARRRARGPFI; encoded by the coding sequence CTGGACCTTGTCGGCCAATGCCGCCGACTGGATCGAAGCGCCACCCGAATTCGCCGCGCTCACCAGGGGGGATATCGCCGCCAATCTCGAAGCCGCGCTGGCGAGCAAGCCGCCACCGCCCATCGCCCGCGCCATCCTCAGCGGCACCAGCGTCGCCCGGATCGCGAAGCCGCGGGCCTGTCGCACCGCCAGCTCCAGCGCTGGTTCGCCGCGCATATCGGGCTGCCCCCGCGCTCCTATCTGCGGCTGCTGCGCTTCCGCGACGCGATCGGCGCGATCCATGGCAAAGATTCGCCCGCCGATGCCGCCGCCGCGCAGGGCTATGCCGATCAGGCGCATATGGCCCGCGACTTCCGCGCGCTCGCGGGTGTCCCGCCCAGCGGCGCCCGCCGCCGTGCCAGGGGGCCGTTTATCTAG